Proteins from a genomic interval of Rubinisphaera italica:
- a CDS encoding PSD1 and planctomycete cytochrome C domain-containing protein gives MSYAETPVSFNRDIRPILSENCYHCHGPDENAREADLRLDTEQDLLADHILTPGKADESELFRRISSADDSNVMPPVDSNRTLTLEQTNLIKRWINQGTKWQGHWAFESVLRPAVPKASSDWPRNEIDHFVWQRLQTEKMPPNLEADKARLLRRVKLDITGLPPTVEELDQFLADEAPEAYENMVDQFLASSEFGERMAWNWLDVARYADSNGYQGDRERTMWPWRDWVVKSFNQNKPYDEFTVEQLAGDLLPEATPEQKLATGFCRNHMINGEGGRIAEENRIEYIFDQTETMGTVWLGLTLTCCRCHDHKYDPISQQEYYQLFDYFNQTPVTGGGGDPQMAPNLQVPSQVQQNQIVNSQQQIRQLEQQRKEYWQLQFPAYEQWQHDELERLQKMKSPWQVMQPVKVSAEHQKLTVQGDQSILASGVNPSNDTYRLSLTTELPEVQVVRLDALRHTTMTENGLARSNSGNFVLTEINFEIIHQNGTSQPLEIASAIASYEQGGLKIANTFDGNPQSGWAVLQGKFVDRDHAGLFRFKKSYAFREGDRLVVTLHHDSVHQHHNLGHFQFSASSQPDVSLKHETLELRNALLTPATQRTVNQNKLIEERYQQQDEVYQQLTKQLEQEKQKLESVRKQIPVVMTMQDMSSRRETFTLDKGIYDKPIEKVFPGLPQQLLFDENYQNNEQNRLTLARWLVDRKHPLTARVTVNRYWQMFFGVGLVKTPEDFGSQGEKPTHPELLDWLSAEFMESGWDLKHLIRMMVTSATYRQSAEVTPDMYDRDPENQLLARGSRLRMPSWMLRDQALFISGLLVNREGGPPVYPYQPEGIWAEATFGKKKYNQDTGEKLYRRTLYSFWRRIVGPTMLFDNSPRQSCSVRDYRTNTPLHALVTLNDTTYVEAARAFAQRLMLAEDNDEQRIELAMRLATSHAPKSLETDILLTRLQKLKDQYRQNPASATAILQVGESSRDENLDPVEHASWVGICSLILNLDETLCR, from the coding sequence ATGTCTTATGCGGAAACACCGGTCAGTTTTAATCGTGACATTCGTCCGATCCTCTCAGAGAATTGTTATCACTGTCATGGTCCCGATGAAAATGCACGCGAGGCAGATCTACGGCTCGATACAGAGCAGGACTTGCTAGCTGATCATATTTTGACGCCAGGAAAAGCGGACGAGAGTGAATTATTCCGTCGGATCTCTAGCGCGGATGATTCAAACGTTATGCCCCCAGTCGATTCAAATCGTACGCTGACATTAGAGCAAACTAACTTGATCAAGCGCTGGATCAACCAGGGGACAAAGTGGCAGGGGCACTGGGCATTTGAATCGGTCCTGAGGCCTGCAGTGCCCAAAGCGTCCAGTGATTGGCCACGTAACGAAATCGATCATTTCGTCTGGCAACGTCTCCAGACCGAAAAAATGCCTCCGAATCTGGAGGCAGATAAGGCGCGTTTACTGCGACGGGTGAAGCTCGACATAACCGGTTTACCTCCAACGGTTGAGGAACTGGATCAATTTCTGGCGGATGAAGCGCCAGAAGCCTACGAAAACATGGTCGATCAATTCCTTGCCTCATCCGAATTTGGCGAGCGAATGGCCTGGAACTGGCTTGATGTTGCCCGCTATGCCGACAGCAATGGATATCAGGGAGATCGAGAAAGGACGATGTGGCCCTGGCGGGACTGGGTCGTCAAGTCGTTCAATCAGAACAAGCCTTATGATGAATTCACTGTCGAACAACTGGCGGGTGATTTGCTGCCGGAAGCGACGCCGGAGCAGAAACTCGCGACAGGGTTTTGTCGCAATCATATGATCAATGGCGAAGGAGGGCGGATCGCCGAGGAAAACCGGATCGAATACATATTCGATCAGACCGAGACAATGGGGACCGTCTGGTTGGGCCTGACCCTCACCTGCTGCCGCTGCCACGACCACAAATATGATCCAATCAGCCAGCAGGAGTATTATCAACTCTTCGATTACTTCAATCAGACTCCAGTGACAGGAGGGGGCGGAGATCCACAGATGGCTCCGAATCTACAGGTTCCCTCTCAGGTTCAGCAAAATCAGATTGTTAACTCTCAACAGCAGATTCGTCAGCTCGAACAACAGAGAAAAGAGTATTGGCAGCTGCAGTTCCCTGCCTATGAACAGTGGCAACATGATGAGTTGGAACGACTTCAGAAGATGAAGTCTCCCTGGCAGGTGATGCAACCCGTCAAAGTCAGTGCCGAACATCAGAAGCTGACAGTTCAGGGAGATCAGTCCATTCTGGCCAGTGGAGTTAATCCATCGAATGATACCTATCGGCTCTCGTTAACGACCGAACTGCCTGAAGTGCAGGTAGTGCGACTCGACGCATTACGCCACACGACGATGACGGAAAATGGCCTGGCTCGATCGAATAGTGGTAATTTTGTTTTGACAGAAATCAACTTTGAGATCATCCATCAGAATGGGACATCACAACCACTTGAAATTGCCTCCGCCATTGCCAGTTATGAGCAGGGAGGACTGAAGATCGCCAATACTTTTGATGGAAATCCCCAATCAGGTTGGGCGGTCCTGCAGGGGAAATTTGTTGATCGCGATCATGCCGGGTTGTTTCGTTTTAAAAAATCTTATGCATTCAGAGAAGGGGATCGGCTTGTCGTGACACTTCATCACGACTCGGTACATCAACATCATAACCTGGGACACTTTCAGTTCTCGGCTTCGTCACAACCCGATGTCTCGCTCAAGCATGAGACACTGGAACTGCGAAACGCGTTATTGACTCCAGCAACACAACGGACTGTAAATCAGAACAAACTCATTGAAGAACGATATCAGCAACAGGATGAAGTCTATCAACAATTGACGAAGCAACTGGAGCAGGAAAAGCAGAAACTGGAATCCGTTCGCAAGCAGATTCCAGTCGTAATGACCATGCAGGACATGTCCAGTCGTCGGGAAACATTCACCCTCGATAAGGGGATTTACGACAAGCCAATTGAGAAGGTCTTTCCTGGTCTTCCTCAACAGTTGTTGTTTGATGAAAATTATCAAAACAATGAACAGAATCGACTTACATTGGCCAGATGGCTTGTCGACCGGAAGCATCCGTTGACAGCACGCGTAACAGTCAATCGGTACTGGCAAATGTTCTTCGGTGTGGGGTTGGTCAAAACTCCGGAAGATTTCGGATCTCAGGGAGAGAAGCCGACTCACCCGGAATTGCTCGACTGGCTGTCAGCAGAATTCATGGAATCGGGCTGGGATCTGAAACATCTCATTCGAATGATGGTCACTTCTGCGACCTATCGGCAATCGGCGGAAGTTACCCCTGACATGTACGATCGTGATCCTGAAAACCAGTTGCTGGCGCGGGGCTCCCGTCTACGGATGCCATCCTGGATGTTACGAGATCAGGCCCTGTTCATCAGTGGGCTGCTTGTTAATCGTGAAGGTGGTCCGCCGGTTTATCCTTATCAGCCAGAGGGGATTTGGGCGGAAGCCACCTTCGGCAAGAAAAAATATAATCAGGATACCGGAGAAAAACTGTATCGACGCACGCTCTATTCGTTCTGGCGGCGGATTGTCGGCCCGACAATGCTGTTCGATAACAGCCCCCGACAGAGTTGCTCCGTCAGGGATTATCGGACGAATACTCCTTTGCACGCTTTGGTAACTTTGAACGACACCACTTATGTGGAAGCGGCCCGTGCATTTGCACAACGTTTGATGCTTGCTGAAGACAATGATGAACAACGGATCGAATTGGCTATGCGGCTGGCAACATCCCATGCTCCTAAATCGCTGGAAACCGATATATTGCTAACGCGCCTACAGAAACTCAAAGACCAGTATCGACAGAATCCTGCTTCCGCCACCGCGATACTCCAAGTTGGTGAATCCTCACGGGATGAAAATCTTGATCCAGTCGAACATGCCTCCTGGGTGGGAATCTGCAGCCTGATTCTCAATCTTGATGAAACTTTGTGTCGCTGA
- a CDS encoding DUF1501 domain-containing protein has product MINYHQQQTRRQLFGQSALGLGTVALGSLLTSNSQADRSNPSGYAGLQDLPHFAPKAKRVIYLFQNGAPSHVDLFDYKPTLKKHHGEQIPDEISGGKRFSTMTGGQKERPVLSEITNFAQHGECGAWVSDFTPKIAGIADDLCFIKSMHTDAVNHAPAITFFLTGSEMPGRPSMGAWMTYGLGQGSKNLPSFVVMTSRDKEASCGQIFYDFYWGSGFLPSRFQGVKFRGQGDPVLYLSNPQGMSREIRRGILDDLAKLNEINFAEMGDPETQTRISQYEMAYQMQMSVPELTDFSNEPKHILDRYGPDVHRAGSFAYNCLMARRLAERDVPFIQLMHAGWDQHRNLNTQLKVQCIDTDAPSAALVRDLKERGLLDDTLVIWGGEFGRTPFLQGKIENTSTWGRDHHPYAFTIWMAGGGIQPGVSYGSSDDFGFNVVENPVSVHDLQATILHLLGINHERLTYKFQGRNFRLTDVFGEVVKPILT; this is encoded by the coding sequence ATGATCAATTATCATCAACAGCAAACACGTCGACAACTTTTCGGGCAGTCAGCTCTGGGGCTGGGAACTGTGGCTCTCGGTTCCCTGTTAACATCGAACTCTCAGGCGGACCGTTCCAATCCGTCCGGGTACGCTGGTCTGCAGGATCTCCCTCATTTTGCACCGAAAGCAAAACGAGTGATTTATCTGTTTCAGAATGGAGCTCCATCACACGTTGATCTTTTTGATTACAAACCGACGTTAAAAAAGCACCACGGAGAGCAGATACCCGACGAAATCAGCGGAGGTAAACGCTTTAGTACCATGACGGGCGGACAAAAAGAACGTCCGGTTCTTTCGGAAATTACAAATTTTGCTCAACATGGAGAATGTGGTGCCTGGGTGAGCGACTTTACTCCGAAAATTGCGGGGATCGCGGACGATTTGTGCTTCATCAAATCGATGCATACCGATGCAGTCAACCATGCCCCGGCAATCACCTTTTTTCTGACTGGATCAGAAATGCCTGGTCGTCCCAGCATGGGAGCCTGGATGACGTACGGGCTGGGACAAGGTTCGAAAAACCTGCCTTCATTTGTGGTGATGACTTCCCGGGATAAGGAGGCCAGTTGCGGCCAGATCTTCTATGACTTCTATTGGGGAAGCGGATTTTTACCTTCCAGATTTCAAGGAGTAAAGTTTCGTGGCCAAGGCGACCCTGTTCTTTATCTCTCCAATCCTCAAGGGATGAGTCGGGAGATACGCAGAGGAATTCTGGATGATCTTGCGAAACTCAATGAGATCAACTTCGCCGAGATGGGGGATCCGGAAACGCAAACCCGCATCAGTCAGTATGAAATGGCGTATCAAATGCAAATGAGCGTCCCTGAATTGACCGACTTTTCCAATGAACCCAAGCATATTCTCGATCGATACGGTCCCGACGTGCACCGGGCAGGAAGTTTTGCTTACAACTGTTTGATGGCAAGGCGACTCGCTGAGCGGGATGTACCGTTTATTCAGTTGATGCATGCAGGCTGGGACCAGCATCGTAACCTAAATACTCAACTCAAGGTTCAATGTATTGATACAGATGCCCCCAGTGCAGCTCTGGTGAGAGATCTGAAGGAACGGGGACTGCTTGATGACACATTGGTTATCTGGGGGGGAGAATTTGGTCGAACTCCATTTCTACAGGGCAAGATTGAAAACACCAGCACTTGGGGACGCGATCATCATCCCTATGCCTTCACTATTTGGATGGCAGGTGGAGGTATTCAACCGGGGGTGAGTTACGGATCCTCTGATGATTTCGGCTTCAATGTTGTCGAAAACCCAGTCTCGGTGCATGACCTTCAAGCGACGATTCTGCATTTACTGGGAATCAATCATGAACGCTTGACTTACAAGTTCCAAGGCCGCAATTTTCGCCTGACCGACGTTTTCGGGGAAGTGGTCAAGCCAATCCTGACATGA
- a CDS encoding integrase core domain-containing protein, giving the protein MKTNPLQIASPNLNGRCEWIIETIKLECLNKFIVFGKKHLDYLTDEFTSHNNTKRSHRERDNLPPIREEPGEVATISIDQIEVKKYDGGLIKSFERKVA; this is encoded by the coding sequence ATGAAAACGAATCCGTTACAGATAGCCTCGCCGAACCTGAATGGCCGTTGTGAGTGGATTATCGAGACGATCAAGCTGGAATGCCTCAATAAGTTTATTGTGTTTGGGAAGAAGCATCTCGATTATCTGACGGACGAGTTTACGAGTCATAATAATACAAAGCGGTCGCATAGGGAACGGGACAACCTGCCGCCGATTCGCGAAGAGCCTGGTGAAGTGGCGACTATTTCCATCGATCAGATTGAGGTCAAGAAATACGATGGTGGATTGATCAAGTCGTTCGAGCGGAAGGTGGCATGA
- a CDS encoding FAD-dependent oxidoreductase: protein MNNARTYLSIVFIVCTLAFAEPTASANSPAAFQKHECELLIVGATESGWAAAIQAARMGVNSIIIVHDGEWYGGQYTEQSLACVDEDKGVGKVGWGVDWHPMKRSFHRSGLFKEVMDRIEAVNEKKYGAGMPGLPYHGPSTFHPADAEQAFRELIQPYVDSKQIQVIWNHAPVAVEVTGKDSNHPRVRQVTFAPVDLQTGKMESPDVQVNARLTIDASDWGEVIQLAGAEYECGPDPQSRYGEPSAPPENEISHNEMNPITWAMIVEDTHKPSPIERPENFDDRNYPRATRLSMNGFGKGLEWDRPIRSYGGILHWPAKNDGNKRMLSVYSVRRIVVGNEELGTPTAILLNYMNGQDYPLERLPARVVAALEKIEAGASQENIVEMTREERQVIFDDAKQHSLGVLFHMQNYVHEHAADQTHTFRNFRLSPEFGTPDNLPPKPYIREGLRLKAMYMMREQDGRNRDGFEKTAAKERFSEVLYPDGLFPWQFHYDFHRTGRTYLKKEGEDGPWIDFEKPGRHTRFVSDRSVFPLRSLIPIRYNGLLGAQGNVGFSSIVSAAIRLHDQRIHIGQAAGAAAAVSLQHEIEPHQLIQQRSRFEEIRAGLCSSLDGGIPLLLWPFRDLPADHPAFTAINRLHAAKLLSTEATEVDFRPDDPAKSVWIQKGIEQIYRSTQHRISIPKQNMTRGEFASEAWNQIKNLSLWKSWPHWDAHDTDHDNIVNEDDALPFTSNEPIVWEINRPKSTPETDGLLNETLTKNSIMINFGDRESNQSDFLTDVGAPFNSKNGYGWGKDLRSQTRFRNAVPESYRDSFVFTRTLDRWEYELPNGECRVTICVGDSGHDQVHQNVSLEGNPILTDVTTTSGLFQEVTASVIVRDHRLTIDIGHEKHPGNTCLNWILIQPVN from the coding sequence GTGAATAACGCTCGAACTTATCTCAGTATTGTTTTTATCGTATGCACACTGGCATTCGCAGAGCCAACAGCATCCGCCAATTCTCCCGCTGCTTTCCAGAAACATGAATGTGAATTACTGATCGTCGGAGCAACCGAGTCGGGCTGGGCGGCTGCGATTCAGGCTGCTCGAATGGGAGTGAACTCCATCATCATTGTGCACGATGGGGAATGGTACGGGGGACAATATACCGAGCAATCACTGGCCTGTGTCGATGAAGACAAGGGAGTCGGCAAAGTCGGCTGGGGAGTCGACTGGCATCCCATGAAACGCTCCTTTCACCGCAGCGGACTCTTCAAAGAGGTGATGGATCGGATTGAGGCGGTCAATGAAAAGAAGTATGGTGCTGGCATGCCAGGACTTCCTTATCACGGTCCCTCGACTTTCCATCCGGCTGATGCGGAGCAGGCATTTCGAGAACTGATTCAACCTTATGTTGACAGCAAACAAATCCAGGTCATCTGGAATCATGCTCCTGTTGCTGTCGAAGTTACGGGAAAAGATTCAAACCATCCCCGGGTCCGTCAAGTCACTTTCGCACCTGTTGACCTGCAAACCGGGAAGATGGAATCTCCTGATGTGCAGGTAAACGCTCGGTTGACCATTGATGCTTCCGACTGGGGAGAGGTCATTCAACTGGCCGGTGCTGAATATGAATGTGGTCCTGATCCTCAATCTCGTTATGGCGAACCAAGTGCTCCCCCTGAAAATGAGATTTCACATAATGAAATGAATCCGATCACGTGGGCGATGATTGTTGAAGACACACACAAGCCTTCACCTATTGAGCGACCAGAGAATTTCGATGACCGCAATTATCCTCGGGCTACCAGACTCAGCATGAATGGCTTTGGAAAAGGACTGGAGTGGGATCGTCCCATCCGAAGCTACGGAGGCATTCTGCACTGGCCTGCTAAGAATGACGGAAACAAGCGGATGCTGAGTGTCTATTCGGTTCGTCGGATTGTGGTTGGCAACGAAGAACTCGGAACGCCGACCGCCATTCTGCTCAACTACATGAACGGACAGGATTATCCATTGGAACGACTACCTGCTCGGGTAGTCGCTGCCCTCGAAAAAATAGAAGCCGGGGCCTCCCAAGAGAATATTGTTGAGATGACCCGGGAGGAGCGACAAGTCATTTTTGATGATGCCAAGCAGCATTCGCTGGGTGTTCTGTTTCACATGCAAAATTATGTGCACGAGCACGCCGCCGACCAAACTCACACCTTTAGAAACTTCCGTCTGAGCCCCGAATTTGGCACTCCAGATAACCTGCCCCCCAAGCCGTACATTCGTGAGGGATTACGTCTCAAAGCGATGTATATGATGCGGGAACAGGATGGTCGCAATCGGGATGGATTCGAAAAGACAGCAGCCAAAGAACGATTCTCTGAAGTATTGTATCCCGATGGGTTGTTCCCCTGGCAGTTCCACTATGACTTCCACCGCACCGGAAGAACCTACTTGAAAAAAGAAGGGGAAGATGGCCCCTGGATTGATTTTGAAAAGCCGGGACGGCATACCCGTTTTGTCAGCGATCGATCGGTGTTTCCGCTGCGAAGTTTGATTCCCATACGATATAACGGTCTTCTGGGAGCCCAGGGAAACGTCGGCTTTAGCAGCATCGTCAGTGCTGCGATTCGCCTTCACGATCAGCGAATTCACATCGGCCAGGCGGCAGGAGCAGCTGCCGCTGTCAGCCTGCAGCATGAGATCGAACCACATCAGCTCATCCAGCAACGATCACGGTTTGAAGAAATACGAGCGGGGCTGTGCTCGTCTCTCGACGGGGGGATTCCTCTCCTACTCTGGCCGTTTCGAGATTTACCAGCCGATCATCCAGCGTTCACTGCGATCAATCGTCTACATGCCGCTAAGTTGCTCTCAACTGAAGCAACTGAAGTCGATTTCCGCCCCGATGATCCTGCAAAATCGGTTTGGATCCAGAAGGGAATCGAGCAGATTTATCGCTCTACGCAACATCGCATCTCGATACCGAAACAGAATATGACACGTGGCGAATTTGCGAGCGAAGCCTGGAACCAGATCAAAAATCTTTCTTTGTGGAAAAGCTGGCCTCATTGGGATGCCCACGATACCGACCACGACAATATCGTGAATGAAGACGATGCTTTACCTTTCACCAGCAACGAGCCCATCGTCTGGGAAATTAACCGGCCAAAGTCAACTCCAGAAACAGATGGTCTTCTCAATGAGACGCTCACCAAAAATTCGATCATGATCAACTTCGGAGACCGTGAGAGCAACCAATCAGATTTCCTGACGGATGTGGGGGCTCCATTCAACTCCAAAAATGGATATGGCTGGGGGAAAGACCTTCGATCTCAGACAAGATTTCGAAATGCAGTGCCGGAGTCGTATCGAGACTCTTTTGTTTTCACCCGCACGCTCGATCGCTGGGAGTATGAACTTCCCAATGGAGAGTGTCGAGTCACAATTTGTGTGGGAGATTCAGGGCACGACCAGGTTCATCAGAACGTTTCTCTGGAAGGAAATCCTATTCTGACTGATGTCACAACCACTTCCGGATTATTTCAAGAGGTAACAGCATCAGTCATTGTTCGAGATCATCGATTAACCATCGACATTGGCCACGAAAAACATCCAGGCAATACCTGCCTCAACTGGATTCTGATTCAGCCCGTTAATTGA